TTTCATACTATTATAGATGATAACGCCTCTAAAAGCATTCAGTTTAAACAACTTTTTGGCTTGGGCGTGAATTATGTTTTCCTATAATATGTGACTTTTTCATTTCATATTGGTCTAAATTCCAGAGAAAGCGTAGTTTTGCGCTAACATTTATTTAATTAATTTATTTATAATGAAAAAATTATTAGCTATTGCTATAGTATTAGGAGGATTAACTCTTTCTGCTCAAGATGAGAAAAAAGAAGAACCAAAAGAAGGATGGAAAAAAGGAGGTACTATTTCTTTTCTTTTTAACCAATCTGCTTTTAACAACTGGTTAGCCGGTGGTACAAACAGTATTGCAGGTACTTTAGGAATTAACTACGATTTTAATTACATCAAAGGAGACTGGACTTGGGATAACAAGATTATAGCTTCTTACGGTTTAACAAAATTAAAAGGACAGAGTTTACAAAAAACGGATGACCGTTTTGAGTTTAACTCTTTAGCTGGTAAAAAAGCACAAGGAAACTGGTACTACTCAGCTTTCTTTAACTTTAAAACGCAAATGTCTTCTACAGATGTTAATGGTGTTCAACAATCACACTTTTTCTCTCCAGCATATTTCCAATTTGGACCTGGTATGTTATGGAAGAAAAGTGATAACTTAAAAGTAAATATTGCTCCAGCAACATCAAAATTAGTTGTTTTAGCAGAAGATTTAGCTCCTGCTTTTGGAGTTGATGCTGGTGAAACTACACGTTACGAATTAGGTGCTTCTGTTAGTGGTTATTACAAATTCAATGTTATGGAGAATGTTTCTGTAGAAAACATTGTGAACTTATACAGCAACTATTTAGAAGATCCACAAAATATAGATTTAGACTACACAGTAAATGTAGTTATGAAAATCAATAAGTACTTGTCTGCGAATTTAGCATTACAAACGATTTACGATGATAATGCCTTCAAAGGATTTCAAACGAGAGAAGTATTTGGTTTAGGTGTAAACTACGTTTTTTAAACCAAAATCATAAAACATTAGAAACCCCAAGTGATAATCTTGGGGTTTTTTTATTTTTACAAAAAAATCAAAAAATGGGACTATTAATTTTATTTGGTGTTTTATCTATTGTTTTTTCCTTTTTATGTTCAATATTGGAAGCAGTACTATTAAGTGTTACACCAACATTTGTTAACGTAAAAAAGAAAGAAGGTAAATCTTATGCTACAGGCTTAGAAGAATTAAAAAAAGATGTAGATAAACCTTTAATTGCAATTTTAACGCTTAACACAATAGCGCATACTGTAGGTGCCATTTTAGTTGGTTCACAAGCGGAAACAGTTTTTGCTGAAGATTCTGGAAGTGGAATTTTTAGTGGAGTATTTATAGTTTCTGCAATTATGACTATTTTAATTTTAGTGGCTTCAGAAATTATTCCTAAAACAATTGGAGCAACATACTGGAAATCATTAGCAGGATTTACTACCAAAGCACTTAATATCTTAATATTCTTCTTTAAGTACACAGGAATTATTTGGATCCTACAATTATTTACAAAAATGTTTGGTAAAGGTGGTCATGGAGAAAGTGTTTTAAGTAGAGAAGATTTTTCTGCAATGGCTGAAATTGCTGAAAAAGAAGGTGTTTTTGAAGAAAATGAAAGTAAAGTAATCAAGAACATGCTGAATTTTAAAGACGTTTGGGCAAAACATATAATGACACCACGAACTGTGTTAAAAACAGCGGACGCATCTCAAACGATTCAATCGTTCTTTGATGAAAACCCGACATTGCGTTTTTCACGTATTCCTTTGTATGCAGATACTACTGATAATATAATTGGGTACTTTTTAAAAGATCAGCTCTTAGAAGCTATTATTCGTGGTAAAGGAGGAGAAAAACTTGAAACTATTAAACGTGATATTATTGTTACTAAAAGAGAATTACCAATTCCTGAGTTATTTGAGCAATTAATTGAAAAGAGAGAACATATTGCTTTAGTTGTAGATGAATATGGATCGGTAAGTGGAATCGTAACACAAGAGGACGCTATAGAGACATTATTAGGTCTTGAAATTATGGATGAAAGTGATAATGTAGCTAACCTTCAAAATCTAGCTAGAAAGAGCTGGGAACAACGTGCAAAACGATTAGGAATTATCGAGTAAAGAGATTTCTACTACACTAAGAAAACATTATAAAGTAAAAAAGCCTGAGCAAATGCTCAGGCTTTTTATTTATGTAGTAGCCATTTAAAGCTTAGTCATTAATTGTCCAAGAGAAGTAGTAAACTTGCCCTATTTGTCCAGTACCTGGAGCAACTAAGTATTCGTCACCGAATAAATTTGTACCTCCGATTTTGAATTTTGATTTAATAGAAGGTACTCTATAGTTTAATTGTGCATCCATTACAGTTCTTGCATCAACATCTCCTTTTACAAATGGAGAAACCCATCTATACTTATCTAACCATCTTCCGCTAAAGTTAAATCCAAAGTTTTTTAATAGACTGTCGTTCCCAAATTGAACTTTTGCACTATGTTTTGGAGTATTAAAGTTAGGCTCGAAGAAACCGTTATCTCTTTCTTCAACGTTAAAATTTATATAATTATAATTCAACCCTAAATCAAAACTTCCGAATACCTTAGTATTAACAGCAATACTTGCACCGTATGAATTAACTTTAGATTTACTATTGGTAACAATATTAAATTCTTGAACTAATTCCTCTCCATTTGGACCTAAGTTAGTGAAAGCATATTCTGCGTAAGCATCCCAAATTAATACATTTGTATCTGGATCTATACGTCCCCCAGAAACAACTGGGTCTTGCAACTGAGCTGCTGTTAATGGAGTATTACCAAATGGAAAAACTTGACCAAATTTTGGTGTAACTATATCTTGGAAAAATACGAAGTCATTATGTATACTATAGAAACCGTTCACATCAATACTAATATTATTTGTATCAGAAATAGGGAACATACTGCGGTATCCTAATTCAATTGTTCTAACTTCTTCAGGTTTGATTTCACCATATTCTGATTTTAAAAAACTACCAGTTGTATATACAGATTCAGTTAACATGGAATTATTAATTACATCTTCACCAGTGATAACACCATCTGTAACTTGTGGTAATCCTGGGATATTAAGAATTAATCCATCTCCCACTGAAATTCTATCTAAATTATCTTTAGAGGTACCTAAATTTATTTTTCTTCCCGGTTGATTAAACAAATATTGTTCCTGAATTGTAGGGTTTCTAAATCCTGTTTGATACGATGCACGAACGATGTGGTTTTTATCAGCTCCTAAAGCATAATTCACTGCAAAACGTGGTGAATAGTTTCCTTCGAAATTTTGAGATTTATCATAACGAACAGAAGCTGTTAATTTTAATCTTTCGTCTAAAAATTTCTTTTGAATTTGCGAATAAAACCCGTATTCCTGAACTTGAATTGATTCTGTAGCATCATTAAAAATTGTTCCTCTAGAATCAGGATTATACTGTCTAAAAGATCCTCCAACTTGTACGTCTGCCCAATCGTTTAATAAACTTGCAAAGTTGTAGTTCCCATCAAGATGAGTATACGTACTTCTGTCATAAATTCTACTACCACCTTCTGTAATTAAAGTTGATCGAACATCATTCAAAGCTTCTCTGAATTCAGTTGTACCCGGTTGTAGGCTAAAACCATCTGCATACGTTCTTGCAGCTTGTAAAATTGAAAGATCAGCTGAAAAATTATTCCAATCAATTCCGTTATTGCTTAATCCAAGCACATAATCAACTCCCCAACTTCCTAGTAAGTTAGTTGCCTGAGTCCTTCTATTAAGAGCAGCTCCAGTAACATCTAAATTATAAGAATCTCCAGCATCATTTCTTGTATGATAAGCTCTAACATAAAAGTTTTCTCCTTTTACCTCAAATTTAGATTGTCCAATTGAATAGTTTCTTTGTGAGAATCTAGATGAATTTCCTTGTAACAAGTTATTTCCACGTGCTAATCTAGTTGTTAAAATCAGCTCTAAAGTTTCATCCTCAAAAGGTCTATAATGTAAAGAAGTAGAGAATCTCAAATTCTTAGATTTATCATCTATTAATAAATCTCTTTCAGCAAACCCTGTTCTACTAACTGTTTCATTTGGCAATGCTACTCCAAAAACATTCGCTCCTATACTTGCAACGTTAATACTAGTATTAAACTCATCTCCGTATATGTTAACTCCGTCATAATTCAAGGTATTACCTCTTTCACCTTCAGTTAACTCATTTGTATCTATTAATTTGTTTCTAGTA
This genomic window from Tenacibaculum sp. 190524A05c contains:
- a CDS encoding DUF3078 domain-containing protein, translating into MKKLLAIAIVLGGLTLSAQDEKKEEPKEGWKKGGTISFLFNQSAFNNWLAGGTNSIAGTLGINYDFNYIKGDWTWDNKIIASYGLTKLKGQSLQKTDDRFEFNSLAGKKAQGNWYYSAFFNFKTQMSSTDVNGVQQSHFFSPAYFQFGPGMLWKKSDNLKVNIAPATSKLVVLAEDLAPAFGVDAGETTRYELGASVSGYYKFNVMENVSVENIVNLYSNYLEDPQNIDLDYTVNVVMKINKYLSANLALQTIYDDNAFKGFQTREVFGLGVNYVF
- a CDS encoding hemolysin family protein, giving the protein MGLLILFGVLSIVFSFLCSILEAVLLSVTPTFVNVKKKEGKSYATGLEELKKDVDKPLIAILTLNTIAHTVGAILVGSQAETVFAEDSGSGIFSGVFIVSAIMTILILVASEIIPKTIGATYWKSLAGFTTKALNILIFFFKYTGIIWILQLFTKMFGKGGHGESVLSREDFSAMAEIAEKEGVFEENESKVIKNMLNFKDVWAKHIMTPRTVLKTADASQTIQSFFDENPTLRFSRIPLYADTTDNIIGYFLKDQLLEAIIRGKGGEKLETIKRDIIVTKRELPIPELFEQLIEKREHIALVVDEYGSVSGIVTQEDAIETLLGLEIMDESDNVANLQNLARKSWEQRAKRLGIIE
- a CDS encoding TonB-dependent receptor plug domain-containing protein, whose amino-acid sequence is MLKKQLLVIVFTLSAVVNFAQVKINGVVYNEYLEPFYGAKVVSGSETTASNDNGEFTITVKGSLPQTITVSAFGHQSEIVEITRVGQKVNVILKENLLLDQVVISASRVPERIIESPVTIERFGLTEIRKTTSNSFYDGLVNLKGVQSREGSYGFKSINTRGFADFSNSRFVQMVDGMDTAAPALNFSAGNLSGVSDLDINNVEILPGASSALYGANAYNGILLMNTKNPFDFTGISVLYKTGVTHQELAGTNFFYDLSSRFAYKFSESFAAKVNFTYFEATEWLANDTRNKLIDTNELTEGERGNTLNYDGVNIYGDEFNTSINVASIGANVFGVALPNETVSRTGFAERDLLIDDKSKNLRFSTSLHYRPFEDETLELILTTRLARGNNLLQGNSSRFSQRNYSIGQSKFEVKGENFYVRAYHTRNDAGDSYNLDVTGAALNRRTQATNLLGSWGVDYVLGLSNNGIDWNNFSADLSILQAARTYADGFSLQPGTTEFREALNDVRSTLITEGGSRIYDRSTYTHLDGNYNFASLLNDWADVQVGGSFRQYNPDSRGTIFNDATESIQVQEYGFYSQIQKKFLDERLKLTASVRYDKSQNFEGNYSPRFAVNYALGADKNHIVRASYQTGFRNPTIQEQYLFNQPGRKINLGTSKDNLDRISVGDGLILNIPGLPQVTDGVITGEDVINNSMLTESVYTTGSFLKSEYGEIKPEEVRTIELGYRSMFPISDTNNISIDVNGFYSIHNDFVFFQDIVTPKFGQVFPFGNTPLTAAQLQDPVVSGGRIDPDTNVLIWDAYAEYAFTNLGPNGEELVQEFNIVTNSKSKVNSYGASIAVNTKVFGSFDLGLNYNYINFNVEERDNGFFEPNFNTPKHSAKVQFGNDSLLKNFGFNFSGRWLDKYRWVSPFVKGDVDARTVMDAQLNYRVPSIKSKFKIGGTNLFGDEYLVAPGTGQIGQVYYFSWTIND